In Mangrovivirga cuniculi, the following proteins share a genomic window:
- a CDS encoding sensor histidine kinase — protein sequence MAQVYNNLEQYDSSEYYVDLAYITERATDDRLLMPSVLRVKAEVEMNTGYLDSASIYLDSVLYYSKELNVEQELLSVYKLKGQVYELLGEYKNALKYQVKHDSIREKILGEDVYNKIARVQKDYLEEQKQSEISVRDQKIKQNRLFIILLVAIVLILVLSAIIIYISKVRMAKINKQLEEANLKVEAAKNTIEQQNQQLSNVNAFQEEMIKERTKELQKANKDLTDTNKELDLFIYKASHDLRGPLARINGLSYLGLLEAPEKTSKNYFQMVSDETKELEFVLSRLMVIHTIYKHKLKKDSVYLETLVRETVTKLTETNKNIDIVYDFEVEKGTVWNRDEHLLRLILENMLENTLNYKGDELLKVCMKISNSAENVIRITVLDNGIQVPERYREDIFDMFFRVAPIAYKTGLELNIAKKATLRLGGEITYHPENSGNTFNIILPSSE from the coding sequence TTGGCTCAAGTTTATAATAACTTAGAACAATATGATAGCTCAGAATACTATGTTGATTTAGCATATATTACTGAAAGAGCTACCGATGATAGGTTATTAATGCCGAGTGTTTTAAGGGTAAAAGCAGAAGTTGAAATGAATACCGGCTATTTAGATTCTGCATCAATTTACCTTGATTCAGTTTTATATTACTCTAAAGAATTAAATGTAGAACAAGAATTACTTTCTGTTTATAAGCTTAAAGGTCAGGTTTATGAACTACTTGGTGAATATAAAAATGCCCTTAAATATCAGGTGAAGCACGATAGTATCAGAGAAAAAATATTAGGTGAAGACGTATATAATAAAATAGCACGCGTTCAAAAAGATTACCTGGAAGAGCAAAAGCAAAGTGAAATCTCTGTTAGAGATCAAAAAATCAAACAGAATCGCTTGTTTATCATTCTCTTAGTGGCAATAGTATTAATATTGGTACTCTCTGCTATTATCATTTATATTAGCAAAGTCAGAATGGCTAAGATTAATAAGCAGCTAGAAGAAGCAAATCTTAAAGTTGAAGCAGCAAAAAATACTATTGAACAACAAAATCAACAATTAAGTAATGTCAATGCCTTTCAGGAAGAAATGATTAAAGAAAGGACTAAAGAATTACAAAAAGCAAATAAAGACCTTACTGATACTAATAAAGAACTTGACCTGTTTATTTACAAAGCCTCTCATGATCTTCGGGGTCCTTTAGCCAGAATTAACGGTTTAAGTTATCTCGGACTGCTGGAAGCTCCTGAAAAAACGTCTAAAAATTATTTCCAAATGGTCTCAGATGAGACTAAAGAATTGGAGTTTGTATTAAGTCGCCTTATGGTTATCCATACCATTTATAAGCACAAACTAAAAAAAGACAGTGTTTACCTGGAGACTCTTGTAAGAGAAACTGTCACCAAACTGACAGAGACTAATAAAAATATTGATATCGTCTATGATTTTGAAGTTGAAAAAGGAACTGTCTGGAATAGAGATGAACATCTCTTAAGACTTATACTGGAAAATATGCTTGAAAACACCCTGAACTATAAAGGGGATGAATTATTGAAGGTATGTATGAAAATCTCAAATTCAGCTGAAAATGTAATTAGAATTACAGTATTAGATAATGGTATTCAGGTTCCTGAAAGATATAGGGAAGATATATTCGACATGTTCTTTAGAGTTGCTCCAATAGCTTATAAAACCGGTCTGGAGCTAAATATTGCTAAAAAAGCAACATTGAGATTGGGAGGCGAAATAACTTATCATCCGGAAAATTCCGGTAACACATTTAATATAATTTTACCTAGCTCGGAGTGA
- a CDS encoding tetratricopeptide repeat protein: protein MAENLNDKEWEAKVLNDIALVYKKKGSFKLSLEYAKKALEVAQENNNSYQVRSYLNNLANLYRRFGDYEASLEYHFKALVMMEELNDSVGIAISNGNIGLVYDEIKDNQTALEYYQKALKINKSLNRYEGIIINLNNIGHIYIDLEQSSKAKNYFLNQKNCLVYKEIQLTYPIAISAWLKFIIT from the coding sequence ATTGCAGAAAATTTAAATGATAAAGAATGGGAGGCTAAAGTATTAAATGATATTGCTCTTGTTTACAAAAAGAAAGGATCATTTAAATTATCCTTAGAATATGCTAAAAAGGCATTAGAAGTCGCACAGGAAAATAATAATTCATATCAAGTACGAAGTTATTTAAATAATCTGGCAAATCTCTATAGACGATTTGGAGATTATGAAGCTTCTCTGGAATATCATTTTAAGGCTCTCGTTATGATGGAAGAGTTGAATGATTCTGTGGGAATAGCTATATCAAATGGTAATATTGGCTTGGTTTATGATGAAATAAAAGATAACCAGACTGCTTTAGAGTACTATCAGAAGGCATTGAAAATTAATAAATCATTAAATAGATACGAAGGTATTATTATTAATTTAAATAACATTGGGCATATCTATATTGATTTAGAGCAAAGTTCAAAGGCAAAAAACTATTTTTTGAATCAGAAAAATTGTCTCGTTTACAAGGAGATTCAGCTAACATATCCTATAGCTATATCGGCTTGGCTCAAGTTTATAATAACTTAG
- the metG gene encoding methionine--tRNA ligase codes for MSNSPKRYTVTSALTYANGPIHIGHLAGVFVPSDIYVRYLRLAGNDVHYLGGSDEHGVPITIRAKKEGKTPQEVVDKYHKMIEDSLRSFGISFDVYSRTSSKTHHKTASDFFKKLYEDGKFVEQTSEQYFDEKEQQFLSDRYIVGTCPKCGNENAYGDQCEKCGSSLSPNELIEPRSTLTGEKPVLKETKHWYLPLDQYEPWLKEWILEGHKEWKPNVYGQCKSWIEGGLQPRAVTRDLDWGIPVPVEGAEGKVLYVWFDAPIGYISASKEWSQNTGNDWEDYWKNDDTKLVHFIGKDNIVFHCIIFPSMLKAHGEFVLPENVPANEFLNLEGDKISTSRNWAIWLHEYLEEFKGKEDVLRYVICANAPETKDNNFTWKDFQTRNNSELVAILGNFINRAAVLTQKYYDGVVPERGELSDFDKEVLNDLKNIPSQIGTLIEGYKFREASQRLMDLARLGNKYLADTEPWKLIKEDEERVKTIMNIGLQISASLAVVMEPFLPFSAEKLNEILNIESGKFTWQNAGEDDFLKAGHKINKPTLLFDKIEDKTIEEQMAKLESIREENEKENQETEVAPLKPEIVFDDFIKLDIRIGTVTEAEKMPKSKKLLKLTIDTGVDTRVVLSGIAQHFSPEEVVGKQVCILANLAPRKMMGIESNGMVLMAEDSEGNLRFIQPGEKVNPGSIVS; via the coding sequence ATGAGTAATTCACCTAAAAGATATACAGTAACTTCAGCTTTAACCTACGCTAATGGCCCCATTCACATCGGACATCTGGCCGGAGTTTTTGTGCCCTCAGATATTTATGTCAGATACCTGCGACTGGCAGGAAATGATGTTCATTACCTGGGAGGAAGTGATGAACACGGGGTTCCGATTACAATAAGGGCAAAAAAGGAAGGTAAAACACCTCAGGAAGTTGTGGACAAATATCATAAAATGATCGAAGATTCTTTGAGATCATTTGGTATTAGCTTCGATGTATATTCCAGGACAAGTAGTAAAACTCATCATAAAACAGCCTCTGATTTTTTCAAAAAATTGTACGAAGATGGAAAGTTCGTAGAACAAACTTCTGAACAATATTTTGATGAAAAGGAACAACAGTTTTTATCAGACAGATATATAGTAGGTACTTGTCCTAAATGTGGCAATGAAAATGCATATGGAGATCAGTGTGAAAAGTGCGGCTCCAGCCTGAGTCCAAATGAATTAATAGAACCTCGTTCAACTCTAACTGGTGAAAAACCGGTTCTTAAAGAAACTAAACACTGGTATCTTCCTTTAGATCAGTACGAACCATGGTTAAAAGAATGGATATTAGAAGGCCACAAGGAATGGAAACCAAATGTTTATGGTCAATGTAAAAGCTGGATTGAAGGCGGACTACAGCCGAGAGCGGTAACCAGAGATCTCGATTGGGGTATTCCTGTCCCGGTTGAAGGTGCAGAAGGTAAGGTATTATATGTCTGGTTTGATGCCCCGATCGGTTACATTAGTGCATCAAAAGAATGGTCGCAAAACACCGGGAATGACTGGGAAGATTACTGGAAAAACGATGATACTAAGCTAGTTCATTTCATCGGAAAGGATAATATAGTTTTTCATTGTATTATTTTTCCTTCAATGTTAAAAGCTCATGGCGAGTTTGTATTACCTGAAAATGTTCCAGCTAATGAATTCTTGAATCTTGAAGGAGATAAAATCAGTACTTCGAGAAACTGGGCAATATGGCTTCATGAATATTTAGAGGAGTTTAAAGGTAAAGAGGATGTCTTGAGATATGTTATTTGTGCGAATGCTCCTGAAACTAAGGATAATAACTTCACCTGGAAGGATTTCCAAACTCGTAACAATAGTGAATTAGTTGCCATACTTGGGAATTTTATCAACAGGGCAGCAGTTCTTACTCAAAAGTATTATGACGGCGTAGTTCCTGAGAGGGGAGAACTATCGGATTTTGATAAGGAAGTTTTGAATGATTTGAAAAATATACCTTCTCAAATTGGCACTCTGATAGAGGGGTATAAATTCAGAGAAGCATCTCAAAGATTAATGGATCTGGCCAGACTGGGAAATAAATATCTTGCTGATACAGAACCATGGAAACTGATTAAAGAAGATGAGGAGAGGGTTAAAACCATTATGAATATCGGTTTGCAAATTTCAGCTTCACTTGCTGTAGTTATGGAACCTTTCCTGCCATTCTCTGCCGAAAAGCTTAATGAGATTTTAAATATAGAATCTGGTAAATTCACCTGGCAAAATGCCGGTGAAGATGATTTTCTAAAAGCCGGGCATAAAATCAATAAACCAACTTTATTATTTGATAAAATAGAAGATAAAACGATCGAAGAACAAATGGCTAAACTTGAATCAATCAGAGAGGAAAACGAAAAGGAAAACCAAGAGACTGAGGTAGCCCCACTTAAACCTGAAATTGTTTTTGATGATTTTATAAAGCTGGATATCAGGATTGGAACAGTTACTGAAGCTGAAAAAATGCCTAAGTCTAAAAAGCTTTTAAAATTAACTATCGATACCGGTGTTGATACCAGGGTAGTTCTTTCTGGTATAGCTCAGCATTTTTCGCCAGAAGAGGTTGTAGGTAAGCAGGTATGTATATTAGCTAATCTGGCGCCACGAAAAATGATGGGTATCGAATCTAATGGAATGGTTTTAATGGCTGAAGATTCGGAAGGGAATCTGAGATTTATTCAGCCCGGAGAAAAAGTAAATCCAGGAAGTATTGTGAGCTGA
- the pth gene encoding aminoacyl-tRNA hydrolase, which yields MKYLIVGLGNIGPEYEATRHNIGFIVADELAKKNNVEFSLDKQSFKTEFKHKSRTFILIKPTTYMNLSGKAVKYWMQKENISYERLLVIVDDLALPFGKLRMRGKGSSAGHNGLKNIEQLCGGSNYPRLRFGIGSDFPKGRQVDFVLGEFSKEEKEELPFLINKACDMVLSFGTKGINLTMSEFNN from the coding sequence ATGAAATATTTAATTGTCGGATTGGGAAATATCGGCCCTGAATATGAAGCTACAAGACATAATATTGGTTTCATTGTGGCTGATGAGCTTGCAAAAAAGAACAATGTCGAATTTTCTCTTGATAAGCAATCTTTTAAAACTGAATTCAAACACAAAAGCAGAACTTTCATTCTGATAAAGCCTACCACTTATATGAACCTGAGTGGTAAAGCAGTTAAATACTGGATGCAAAAGGAAAACATTTCCTATGAAAGACTGCTGGTAATCGTTGATGACCTGGCCCTCCCTTTTGGAAAATTAAGAATGCGTGGTAAAGGATCTTCTGCCGGCCATAATGGACTCAAAAATATAGAACAGCTATGTGGTGGTAGTAATTATCCACGATTAAGATTTGGTATTGGAAGTGATTTCCCGAAAGGGAGACAAGTTGACTTTGTATTAGGCGAGTTTAGTAAAGAAGAAAAAGAAGAGCTTCCATTCTTAATAAATAAAGCATGTGATATGGTTCTTAGCTTTGGAACAAAAGGAATAAACCTTACAATGAGTGAATTCAATAATTAA
- the typA gene encoding translational GTPase TypA, protein MQEIRNVAIIAHVDHGKTTLVDKIIYASKLFRDNEESGELILDNNDLERERGITILSKNVSVKYKDVKINIIDTPGHADFGGEVERVLKMADGVLLLVDAFEGPMPQTRFVLDKAIKLGLKPIVVINKVDKPNCRPDEVHEQVFDLMFNLDATEEQLDFPTIYGSSKEGWMSTDWKKPTNEITPLLDAILEFIPPAPKNEGTPQMQITSLDFSSFTGRIAIGRIYRGMIEEGKQYGLCKKDGSVKKVKVKEIQVFEGLGRQKTERVESGDICALVGIEGFDIGDTLTDIENPEPLPRIAIDEPTMSMLFTINNSPFFGKEGKFVTSRHLRDRLFKETEKNLALRIQETESEDKFIVYGRGVLHLSVLIETMRREGYELQVGQPQVLYKEIDGVKHEPIESLVVDVPETTSGKVIELATQRKGELVVMEPKGDLQHLEFIIPSRGLIGLRNQVLTATAGEAIMTHRYKGYEPFKGPIPGRINGSIISMDAGPCTAYSIDKLQDRGTFFIAPGDELYAGQVIGEHSRDNDLVVNVQKGKKLSNVRASGSDESVKIAPPKKFSLEEALEYIQKDEYLEVTPENMRMRKIYLDETERKRMNQKQDQ, encoded by the coding sequence ATGCAGGAAATTAGAAATGTGGCGATCATTGCCCACGTTGACCACGGTAAAACTACATTGGTTGACAAAATTATTTATGCGAGTAAATTATTTCGCGATAACGAAGAGTCAGGAGAACTGATTCTTGACAATAATGATTTGGAAAGAGAACGAGGGATTACTATTCTTTCCAAAAATGTATCTGTTAAGTATAAGGACGTAAAAATAAATATCATTGATACTCCAGGTCACGCCGATTTTGGTGGTGAGGTAGAGAGAGTATTGAAAATGGCTGATGGTGTTTTACTTTTAGTCGATGCTTTTGAGGGACCTATGCCTCAAACAAGATTCGTATTAGATAAAGCGATCAAATTAGGCTTGAAGCCAATTGTGGTAATAAATAAGGTTGATAAACCGAACTGCCGTCCGGATGAAGTTCATGAGCAGGTTTTTGATCTGATGTTCAATCTTGATGCAACTGAGGAGCAGTTAGACTTTCCTACCATTTACGGGTCTTCAAAAGAAGGCTGGATGAGTACTGACTGGAAAAAGCCAACAAATGAGATAACCCCGTTATTAGATGCAATATTGGAATTTATTCCACCAGCACCAAAAAACGAAGGTACTCCTCAAATGCAAATTACATCTTTGGACTTCAGTTCGTTTACTGGTAGAATTGCAATTGGTAGAATCTACCGTGGAATGATTGAGGAAGGCAAACAATACGGTCTTTGCAAAAAAGATGGTTCTGTAAAGAAAGTAAAAGTCAAAGAAATTCAGGTTTTCGAAGGTCTGGGAAGACAAAAAACCGAGAGAGTTGAAAGCGGAGATATTTGTGCATTAGTAGGTATTGAAGGCTTTGATATTGGAGATACGTTAACTGATATTGAAAATCCTGAACCACTACCACGGATTGCTATCGATGAACCTACCATGAGTATGTTATTTACAATTAACAACTCTCCTTTCTTTGGTAAAGAAGGTAAGTTCGTTACTTCAAGGCACCTTAGAGACAGGCTTTTTAAAGAAACTGAAAAGAACCTTGCTTTAAGAATTCAGGAAACTGAAAGCGAAGATAAATTCATTGTTTATGGTCGTGGAGTTCTTCATTTATCTGTACTCATTGAAACTATGAGAAGAGAAGGTTATGAACTTCAGGTTGGACAACCACAGGTACTTTACAAAGAAATAGATGGTGTTAAGCACGAACCAATTGAATCATTAGTTGTTGACGTACCAGAAACTACTTCAGGCAAAGTAATTGAACTTGCAACTCAAAGAAAAGGTGAGTTAGTAGTAATGGAGCCTAAAGGAGATTTACAACATTTAGAATTCATCATACCATCAAGAGGATTGATTGGTCTTAGAAATCAGGTCTTAACTGCCACTGCTGGTGAAGCTATAATGACTCACCGATATAAAGGATATGAACCTTTTAAAGGTCCAATCCCCGGTAGAATCAACGGATCGATCATCAGTATGGATGCCGGGCCATGTACAGCATATTCTATAGATAAGTTACAGGATAGAGGAACATTTTTTATTGCTCCTGGTGATGAACTATATGCCGGACAGGTAATTGGAGAGCATTCACGTGATAACGACCTGGTAGTAAATGTTCAAAAAGGAAAGAAATTAAGTAACGTGAGAGCTTCAGGATCGGATGAAAGTGTAAAAATTGCACCTCCGAAAAAATTTAGCCTTGAAGAAGCATTAGAATATATTCAAAAGGATGAATATCTTGAAGTGACTCCTGAAAATATGAGAATGCGAAAGATCTATCTTGATGAAACCGAAAGAAAACGGATGAATCAAAAACAAGATCAATAA
- the hutI gene encoding imidazolonepropionase: MELVVKNIKTLAQVEEKIRKIVSGEEIKSVPTIENAWMHIKNGIIENFGEMKDFPSELSNIEEVDATDRIVLPAWVDSHTHLVFAGTRESEFVDKINGLSYAEIARRGGGILNSAKRLQETSDDDLFEQTLVRANQIMSMGTGTVEIKSGYGLTVKDEIKMLRVAKRIGEETPLNVKTTFLGAHAVPKGMNKEDYLDLVIKEMIPQVAEEKLAEYCDVFCEEGFFSEDETERVLLAASEYGLKPKVHANQLNFSGGVQVGVKCGAISVDHLESSGDEEIEVLKGSNTIPTLLPGAAFFIRTSYPPARDMIEAGLPVCLATDFNPGSSPTGNMNFMMSLACVQMRMTPEEAINASTINAAAALEMSEKVGSIAKGKQADFIITNEIPSLDFIPYNYAQNHIHKLFLKGQKVIQNEF, translated from the coding sequence ATGGAATTAGTAGTGAAAAACATAAAAACCTTAGCCCAGGTTGAAGAAAAAATAAGAAAAATCGTTTCTGGTGAAGAAATAAAATCTGTACCGACAATTGAGAATGCCTGGATGCATATCAAAAATGGTATAATAGAAAATTTCGGGGAGATGAAAGACTTTCCTTCAGAACTGTCAAATATAGAAGAGGTAGATGCCACAGACAGAATTGTCCTTCCTGCATGGGTTGATTCCCATACTCATTTGGTATTTGCTGGAACCAGGGAGTCAGAATTTGTTGATAAAATCAATGGGCTTAGCTATGCAGAAATAGCCCGAAGAGGAGGAGGGATTCTTAATAGTGCGAAGAGATTACAAGAAACTTCGGATGATGATTTGTTTGAGCAGACTCTTGTAAGAGCAAATCAAATTATGTCAATGGGCACAGGCACTGTTGAAATAAAAAGTGGATATGGTTTAACAGTGAAGGATGAAATCAAGATGCTTCGCGTTGCCAAACGAATAGGAGAGGAGACTCCTTTAAATGTTAAAACCACCTTTCTTGGTGCCCATGCCGTACCGAAAGGTATGAACAAAGAAGATTATCTTGACCTGGTAATAAAGGAAATGATTCCTCAGGTTGCTGAAGAAAAGCTGGCCGAATATTGTGATGTTTTTTGTGAGGAAGGATTTTTTTCTGAAGATGAGACAGAAAGAGTATTATTGGCGGCATCAGAATACGGTCTGAAACCAAAAGTACATGCTAATCAACTCAATTTCTCAGGAGGTGTTCAGGTTGGAGTTAAATGCGGTGCAATTAGTGTAGATCATCTCGAATCCAGTGGAGATGAAGAGATCGAAGTTTTAAAAGGAAGTAATACCATTCCTACTCTTTTACCGGGAGCTGCATTTTTTATTCGTACATCTTATCCCCCTGCAAGAGATATGATTGAAGCTGGTTTACCGGTATGTCTTGCGACAGATTTTAACCCGGGTAGCTCCCCAACCGGAAATATGAATTTTATGATGTCCCTGGCATGTGTTCAGATGAGGATGACGCCTGAAGAGGCAATCAATGCATCAACTATTAATGCTGCTGCGGCTCTGGAAATGTCAGAAAAGGTCGGAAGTATCGCAAAAGGAAAACAGGCAGACTTCATAATTACTAATGAAATTCCTTCCTTAGATTTTATACCCTACAATTACGCACAAAACCACATTCATAAATTATTTTTAAAAGGACAGAAAGTAATCCAAAATGAATTTTAA
- a CDS encoding SDR family oxidoreductase translates to MKYTEGMLKEDALKGKTIVVTGGGTGLGRSMGKYFLELGANLVITSRKLDVLKESAKELEDETGGKVLPLSCDIRDYEQIEKVINDTLDHFGKIDGFLNNAAGNFISPTERLSHRAFDTVVDIVLKGTYNCTLAMGKKWIDNEEPGVFLNIVTTYAWTGTGYTVPSACAKAGVLALTRSLAVEWSKYNIRTNAIAPGPFPTKGAWERLLPGDLAEKFSMKNKVPVGRHGEHQELANLAAYLMSDYSAYVNGDVITIDGGEWLKGAGQFNMLEEVTPEMWDMLEQMRKK, encoded by the coding sequence ATGAAATATACCGAAGGAATGTTAAAAGAGGATGCTCTAAAAGGAAAAACTATTGTAGTTACAGGTGGAGGAACTGGTCTGGGAAGATCAATGGGAAAATATTTCCTAGAGTTAGGAGCTAATCTTGTGATTACCAGTAGAAAATTAGATGTTCTTAAAGAATCAGCTAAAGAACTGGAAGATGAAACCGGTGGTAAGGTTCTTCCCCTTTCATGTGATATCAGAGATTACGAACAAATTGAAAAAGTAATTAATGATACATTAGATCATTTTGGTAAGATAGATGGCTTTTTAAATAATGCTGCAGGTAATTTTATTTCTCCAACAGAAAGGCTTTCTCACCGTGCATTTGATACGGTAGTTGATATAGTTTTAAAAGGAACATACAATTGTACTTTGGCGATGGGAAAAAAATGGATAGATAATGAAGAGCCAGGAGTATTTTTGAATATAGTTACTACCTATGCCTGGACGGGTACTGGTTATACAGTTCCATCGGCATGTGCGAAAGCTGGAGTTTTAGCACTTACCAGATCGTTGGCAGTTGAATGGTCCAAATATAATATCAGAACAAATGCAATAGCTCCTGGACCTTTTCCTACAAAAGGAGCATGGGAAAGACTACTACCTGGTGATCTTGCTGAAAAGTTTAGTATGAAAAATAAAGTTCCTGTAGGAAGACATGGCGAACATCAGGAATTAGCAAATCTTGCTGCTTATTTAATGTCTGATTATTCTGCTTACGTAAATGGCGATGTTATTACTATTGATGGTGGTGAATGGTTAAAAGGTGCCGGGCAGTTTAATATGCTGGAAGAAGTAACTCCTGAAATGTGGGATATGCTTGAACAAATGAGGAAAAAGTAA
- a CDS encoding OmpA family protein — MKIYYFLIFIMLSSCVVSKKRHDEALVENSRLFAENAALKDYKKALIKKNEYLESRNDSLRSKLKQTKTELTSSLSDKERQLVDKENKLDSAIKVNEKLSSDLNNRIAKIQELETLIEEKNAAVEKIKNIVSKALLNFKENDLTVSIKEGKVYVSLSEQLLFKSGSKEIDPKGKKALNQLAEAINTQEDINIMVEGHTDNVPISAQSKYMNDNWDLSVMRATEVVRTLINNGIDPKIVIASGRGEYHPVSSNENSEGRSKNRRTEIILTPNLDELYQIL, encoded by the coding sequence ATGAAAATATATTACTTTTTGATATTCATCATGCTTTCCAGTTGCGTAGTATCTAAAAAAAGACATGATGAGGCTTTGGTTGAAAATTCCAGACTATTTGCAGAAAATGCTGCATTAAAAGATTATAAAAAGGCTTTAATCAAAAAAAATGAATATTTAGAATCGCGGAATGATTCACTTCGATCTAAATTGAAACAAACAAAAACAGAATTAACCAGTAGCCTGTCTGATAAGGAAAGACAACTTGTAGACAAGGAGAATAAACTTGATTCAGCGATCAAGGTTAATGAAAAGCTTTCATCTGACCTAAATAATAGAATTGCTAAAATTCAGGAATTAGAGACTTTAATAGAAGAAAAAAATGCAGCTGTTGAGAAAATCAAAAATATCGTAAGTAAGGCACTTTTAAATTTCAAAGAAAATGATCTGACAGTAAGTATTAAAGAAGGTAAAGTTTATGTTTCACTATCCGAGCAATTACTGTTCAAATCAGGAAGTAAAGAAATAGATCCTAAAGGAAAAAAAGCTTTGAATCAATTGGCTGAAGCAATAAATACACAGGAAGACATTAATATAATGGTGGAAGGCCATACAGATAATGTACCGATAAGTGCTCAAAGCAAATACATGAATGATAATTGGGACCTATCTGTAATGCGAGCTACGGAAGTAGTTAGAACGCTTATAAATAATGGTATAGATCCAAAAATTGTCATTGCTTCAGGAAGAGGTGAATATCACCCGGTATCGAGTAACGAAAATTCAGAAGGCAGATCGAAAAACAGGAGAACAGAGATTATATTAACCCCAAATCTTGACGAACTCTATCAGATATTATAA
- a CDS encoding 50S ribosomal protein L25/general stress protein Ctc: MKTVEIIGYKRANLGKKEARDLRVEGNVPCVLYGGDEQVHFYAPAYLFRELVYTAEAHFAHINVEGKEYRAILQDIQFHPVSDIILHADFFEIHEGRPIKMDIPVHFEGKAPGVEKGGTLVKKRRLLRVKALPKNMPEHITVDISDLDFHSSIKVQHIETENFEIMDADRLSVAVVEIPRALRGKSKDELDEDMEGEEGAEDAEGTEGAEA; encoded by the coding sequence ATGAAAACAGTTGAGATTATAGGGTATAAAAGAGCAAATCTCGGCAAAAAAGAAGCAAGAGACCTTAGAGTAGAAGGAAACGTACCTTGCGTTCTTTATGGTGGTGATGAGCAAGTTCATTTCTACGCTCCTGCTTATTTATTCAGAGAGCTGGTTTACACTGCTGAAGCCCACTTTGCCCACATTAATGTTGAAGGAAAAGAATACAGAGCTATTTTACAAGATATTCAATTCCACCCGGTAAGTGACATTATTCTACATGCTGATTTCTTTGAAATCCATGAAGGAAGACCAATTAAAATGGATATCCCTGTTCACTTTGAAGGTAAAGCTCCAGGTGTAGAAAAAGGTGGTACTCTTGTTAAGAAAAGAAGACTACTAAGAGTTAAAGCTCTTCCTAAAAATATGCCAGAGCATATCACTGTTGATATCAGTGATCTGGATTTCCATAGTTCAATAAAAGTTCAGCACATTGAAACTGAAAACTTTGAGATCATGGATGCTGACAGATTATCAGTAGCGGTAGTTGAGATCCCAAGAGCACTTAGAGGTAAATCTAAGGATGAACTTGATGAGGATATGGAAGGAGAAGAAGGTGCTGAAGATGCAGAAGGTACTGAAGGTGCAGAAGCATAA